One genomic segment of Hordeum vulgare subsp. vulgare chromosome 2H, MorexV3_pseudomolecules_assembly, whole genome shotgun sequence includes these proteins:
- the LOC123427316 gene encoding RNA polymerase II C-terminal domain phosphatase-like 1 isoform X2, with product MIKSTVYFGHISIGEVELWPKGETNVAAAPWVREIRVDRLSPPSERCLPLAVLHTVSSTALCFVMESRPSPTTADGEPPSSLVAMHTACLRDNKTAVFPLGIEEIHLVAMKPKSNLPNHACFWGYKVPLGLYNSCLSMLNLRCLGIVFDLDETLIVANTTRSFEDRIDALQRKLSKEIDPQRISGMLAEIKRYQEDRSMLKQYIDGDQVNDGGKVYKVQSEVVPPLSDNHQPMIRPVIRLQERSIILTRINPSIRDTSVLVRLRPAWDDLRSYLIARGRKRFEVYVCTMAERDYALEMWRLLDPDSRLINSVQLPHRLVCVKSGSKKSLLNVFHDGSCHPGMALVIDDRLKVWDEKDQCRVHVVPAFSPYYAPQAEANFPIPVLCVARNVACNVRGSFFKEFDEGLLPSISDVHFDDELNHVPSSPDVGNYLISEDENAASLNVNKDPLAFDGMADAEVERRMKEAVCSVQAADPVTTDVDVMPVAANQQLATSSFIPLAPPLGMVPLNNDQGPQPPSISWPDAQAGLVDPSQGSPAREEGEVPESELDPDTRRRLLILQHGQDTRDPTPPFAAEPSVQVSVPPVQSQGNWFPVEDEMDPRNLNRTSTDFHLESDAVPSDKSHPPHQPYFPAHDNPVFSDRFNHQNQRYSSQLPHSEDRRMLQNQAPTTYRSFSGEDMATQRFHSGHRSSQMEPGRQLQYTETSGAVLEEIAAKCGFKVEYRSTLCDTTELRFSIQIWIVGEKVGEGMGRTRKEAQYQAANISLRNLADRFLSFDPDKMAVSKDDGFSSNPNKFKYTGNDGDDIVPVASTSDGSRYMHERVDNSTKSAGSVAALKELCTAEGYNLVFQVQPSPLDSLTRKEIHAQIEIGGQILGKGVGATWEEAKAADGALGTLRYMLGQRPQKRSGSPRSFGSNYNKRYKPDFQPLVQRFPSGRYSRNDSRVP from the exons ATGATCAAATCGACGGTGTATTTCGGGCACATCTCCATCGGGGAGGTGGAGCTGTGGCCCAAGGGGGAGACGAACGTGGCGGCGGCGCCGTGGGTGCGGGAGATCCGGGTGGACCGCCTCTCCCCGCCCAGCGAGCGGTGCCTGCCGCTCGCCGTGCTGCACACAGTGTCCTCCACCGCCCTCTGCTTCGTAATGGAGTCGAGGCCAAGCCCAACCACCGCTGACGGCGAGCCCCCCTCGTCGCTCGTTGCCATGCACACCGCTTGCCTCAGAGATAATAAG ACAGCAGTTTTTCCACTTGGAATAGAAGAAATCCATTTAGTGGCAATGAAACCCAAGAGTAACTTGCCCAACCACGCATGTTTTTGGGGCTATAAAGTACCATTAGGCTTGTATAATTCTTGCTTGAGTATGTTGAATCTTCGTTGCCTTGGTATTGTGTTTGACCTTGATGAAACATTAATTGTTGCCAATACCACACGGTCCTTCGAAGACAGAATTGATGCACTCCAGAGAAAATTGAGTAAAGAGATTGATCCACAGCGTATTAGTGGTATGTTGGCAGAGATCAAGAGGTACCAAGAGGACAGGTCTATGCTAAAGCAGTATATAGATGGCGATCAAGTTAACGATGGTGGGAAAGTGTATAAAGTACAATCCGAGGTTGTCCCACCTTTATCTGATAATCATCAACCTATGATACGTCCTGTTATAAGGCTACAAGAGAGAAGTATTATATTGACACGTATAAATCCATCG ATAAGAGATACCAGTGTTCTGGTACGGTTAAGACCTGCTTGGGATGATCTCCGGAGCTACTTGATTGCAAGAGGTCGGAAACGATTTGAGGTGTATGTGTGCACAATGGCTGAGAGGGACTATGCCCTGGAAATGTGGAGGTTGCTTGATCCTGACTCTAGACTGATAAACTCTGTTCAACTTCCTCACAGGCTTGTCTGTGTCAAATCTG GCTCTAAAAAGTCTTTGCTAAATGTATTCCATGATGGGTCTTGCCACCCTGGTATGGCCCTAGTTATTGATGACCGTTTGAAAGTTTGGGATGAGAAGGACCAATGTCGAGTTCACGTTGTTCCTGCCTTCTCTCCATATTATGCTCCACAGGCAGAG GCGAACTTCCCTATTCCAGTTCTTTGTGTTGCCAGAAATGTTGCATGCAATGTTAGGGGCAGCttcttcaa GGAATTTGATGAGGGTCTTCTACCATCGATCAGTGATGTTCATTTTGACGATGAATTAAATCATGTTCCGTCTTCGCCTGATGTTGGTAATTATTTGATTTCAGAG GATGAGAATGCAGCAAGTTTGAATGTGAACAAAGATCCGCTGGCTTTTGATGGTATGGCAGATGCAGAGGTTGAGAGGAGAATGAAG GAAGCAGTTTGCAGTGTGCAAGCTGCGGATCCAGTGACAACAGATGTTGATGTTATGCCAGTAGCTGCTAACCAGCAACTTGCTACATCTTCATTTATTCCGTTAGCACCACCACTGGGCATGGTGCCTTTGAATAATGATCAAGGCCCTCAGCCTCCTTCAATCAGCTGGCCTGATGCTCAAGCTGGTCTGGTGGATCCTTCGCAAGGTTCTCCAGCTAGAGAAGAGGGTGAGGTTCCTGAGTCTGAGTTAGATCCTGACACAAGGAGAAGGCTTCTGATATTACAACAtggccaagacacaagagatcctaCACCACCCTTTGCTGCAGAACCTTCTGTACAAGTCTCAGTTCCTCCAGTGCAATCTCAGGGGAATTGGTTTCCTGTAGAGGATGAGATGGACCCAAGAAACTTAAATAGGACTTCAACGGATTTCCATTTAGAATCTGATGCTGTACCTAGTGATAAAAGTCATCCACCACATCAACCATACTTCCCTGCTCATGATAATCCTGTATTTTCCGATAGATTTAACCATCAGAACCAGAGATATTCTTCTCAG CTACCTCACAGTGAGGATCGTCGAATGCTTCAGAACCAGGCACCTACAACATATAGATCATTTTCTG GAGAGGACATGGCAACCCAGCGTTTTCATTCAGGTCACAGAAGCAGCCAAATGGAGCCAGGACGTCAATTACAATACACAGAGACATCTGGTGCTGTATTGGAGGAGATTGCAGCGAAGTGTGGATTTAAG GTTGAGTACAGATCAACTTTATGTGATACTACAGAGTTGCGATTCTCCATTCAG ATTTGGATTGTTGGAGAAAAAGTAGGTGAAGGAATGGGAAGAACAAGGAAAGAAGCGCAATATCAAGCTGCTAATATATCATTAAGAAATCTGGCTG ATAGATTTCTGTCATTCGATCCAGATAAGATGGCAGTTTCGAAGGATGATGGTTTTAGTAGCAATCCAAACAAATTCAAATATACAGGAAATGATGGGGATGATATAGTACCAGTTGCAAGCACGTCGGATGGGTCTAGATACATGCACGAGAGAGTTGATAACTCAACCAAATCTGCTGGTTCTGTTGCTGCTCTTAAGGAGCTT TGTACAGCTGAGGGGTATAACTTAGTTTTCCAAGTTCAGCCATCTCCATTAGACAGTTTAACAAGGAAAGAAATTCATGCTCAG ATTGAAATAGGTGGGCAAATCCTGGGAAAAGGAGTTGGAGCAACATGGGAGGAAGCTAAG
- the LOC123427316 gene encoding RNA polymerase II C-terminal domain phosphatase-like 1 isoform X3, producing MIKSTVYFGHISIGEVELWPKGETNVAAAPWVREIRVDRLSPPSERCLPLAVLHTVSSTALCFVMESRPSPTTADGEPPSSLVAMHTACLRDNKTAVFPLGIEEIHLVAMKPKSNLPNHACFWGYKVPLGLYNSCLSMLNLRCLGIVFDLDETLIVANTTRSFEDRIDALQRKLSKEIDPQRISGMLAEIKRYQEDRSMLKQYIDGDQVNDGGKVYKVQSEVVPPLSDNHQPMIRPVIRLQERSIILTRINPSIRDTSVLVRLRPAWDDLRSYLIARGRKRFEVYVCTMAERDYALEMWRLLDPDSRLINSVQLPHRLVCVKSGSKKSLLNVFHDGSCHPGMALVIDDRLKVWDEKDQCRVHVVPAFSPYYAPQAEANFPIPVLCVARNVACNVRGSFFKEFDEGLLPSISDVHFDDELNHVPSSPDVGNYLISEDENAASLNVNKDPLAFDGMADAEVERRMKEAVCSVQAADPVTTDVDVMPVAANQQLATSSFIPLAPPLGMVPLNNDQGPQPPSISWPDAQAGLVDPSQGSPAREEGEVPESELDPDTRRRLLILQHGQDTRDPTPPFAAEPSVQVSVPPVQSQGNWFPVEDEMDPRNLNRTSTDFHLESDAVPSDKSHPPHQPYFPAHDNPVFSDRFNHQNQRYSSQLPHSEDRRMLQNQAPTTYRSFSGEDMATQRFHSGHRSSQMEPGRQLQYTETSGAVLEEIAAKCGFKVEYRSTLCDTTELRFSIQDVILSNTSYRRIGTIAHLSTFCQLFKFGLLEKK from the exons ATGATCAAATCGACGGTGTATTTCGGGCACATCTCCATCGGGGAGGTGGAGCTGTGGCCCAAGGGGGAGACGAACGTGGCGGCGGCGCCGTGGGTGCGGGAGATCCGGGTGGACCGCCTCTCCCCGCCCAGCGAGCGGTGCCTGCCGCTCGCCGTGCTGCACACAGTGTCCTCCACCGCCCTCTGCTTCGTAATGGAGTCGAGGCCAAGCCCAACCACCGCTGACGGCGAGCCCCCCTCGTCGCTCGTTGCCATGCACACCGCTTGCCTCAGAGATAATAAG ACAGCAGTTTTTCCACTTGGAATAGAAGAAATCCATTTAGTGGCAATGAAACCCAAGAGTAACTTGCCCAACCACGCATGTTTTTGGGGCTATAAAGTACCATTAGGCTTGTATAATTCTTGCTTGAGTATGTTGAATCTTCGTTGCCTTGGTATTGTGTTTGACCTTGATGAAACATTAATTGTTGCCAATACCACACGGTCCTTCGAAGACAGAATTGATGCACTCCAGAGAAAATTGAGTAAAGAGATTGATCCACAGCGTATTAGTGGTATGTTGGCAGAGATCAAGAGGTACCAAGAGGACAGGTCTATGCTAAAGCAGTATATAGATGGCGATCAAGTTAACGATGGTGGGAAAGTGTATAAAGTACAATCCGAGGTTGTCCCACCTTTATCTGATAATCATCAACCTATGATACGTCCTGTTATAAGGCTACAAGAGAGAAGTATTATATTGACACGTATAAATCCATCG ATAAGAGATACCAGTGTTCTGGTACGGTTAAGACCTGCTTGGGATGATCTCCGGAGCTACTTGATTGCAAGAGGTCGGAAACGATTTGAGGTGTATGTGTGCACAATGGCTGAGAGGGACTATGCCCTGGAAATGTGGAGGTTGCTTGATCCTGACTCTAGACTGATAAACTCTGTTCAACTTCCTCACAGGCTTGTCTGTGTCAAATCTG GCTCTAAAAAGTCTTTGCTAAATGTATTCCATGATGGGTCTTGCCACCCTGGTATGGCCCTAGTTATTGATGACCGTTTGAAAGTTTGGGATGAGAAGGACCAATGTCGAGTTCACGTTGTTCCTGCCTTCTCTCCATATTATGCTCCACAGGCAGAG GCGAACTTCCCTATTCCAGTTCTTTGTGTTGCCAGAAATGTTGCATGCAATGTTAGGGGCAGCttcttcaa GGAATTTGATGAGGGTCTTCTACCATCGATCAGTGATGTTCATTTTGACGATGAATTAAATCATGTTCCGTCTTCGCCTGATGTTGGTAATTATTTGATTTCAGAG GATGAGAATGCAGCAAGTTTGAATGTGAACAAAGATCCGCTGGCTTTTGATGGTATGGCAGATGCAGAGGTTGAGAGGAGAATGAAG GAAGCAGTTTGCAGTGTGCAAGCTGCGGATCCAGTGACAACAGATGTTGATGTTATGCCAGTAGCTGCTAACCAGCAACTTGCTACATCTTCATTTATTCCGTTAGCACCACCACTGGGCATGGTGCCTTTGAATAATGATCAAGGCCCTCAGCCTCCTTCAATCAGCTGGCCTGATGCTCAAGCTGGTCTGGTGGATCCTTCGCAAGGTTCTCCAGCTAGAGAAGAGGGTGAGGTTCCTGAGTCTGAGTTAGATCCTGACACAAGGAGAAGGCTTCTGATATTACAACAtggccaagacacaagagatcctaCACCACCCTTTGCTGCAGAACCTTCTGTACAAGTCTCAGTTCCTCCAGTGCAATCTCAGGGGAATTGGTTTCCTGTAGAGGATGAGATGGACCCAAGAAACTTAAATAGGACTTCAACGGATTTCCATTTAGAATCTGATGCTGTACCTAGTGATAAAAGTCATCCACCACATCAACCATACTTCCCTGCTCATGATAATCCTGTATTTTCCGATAGATTTAACCATCAGAACCAGAGATATTCTTCTCAG CTACCTCACAGTGAGGATCGTCGAATGCTTCAGAACCAGGCACCTACAACATATAGATCATTTTCTG GAGAGGACATGGCAACCCAGCGTTTTCATTCAGGTCACAGAAGCAGCCAAATGGAGCCAGGACGTCAATTACAATACACAGAGACATCTGGTGCTGTATTGGAGGAGATTGCAGCGAAGTGTGGATTTAAG GTTGAGTACAGATCAACTTTATGTGATACTACAGAGTTGCGATTCTCCATTCAG GATGTaatattgagtaacacaagttaCAGGAGGATAGGCACTATTGCACATTTATCAACGTTTTGCCAACTTTTTAA ATTTGGATTGTTGGAGAAAAAGTAG
- the LOC123428659 gene encoding uncharacterized protein LOC123428659: MTAAASWKEAALQVLVVTVVLPLATYPVYAFALDCGQAQGGCLLLLGSLYGYLLPSADVQLYSAVVATVFYHRCMEQQRPELAIPVTMKAMKLAPNRANQSEAGSQERAIEQTRVVLTSAAYVNLKQAEISKYTRNLAPANRVILLSGPVELYRQMLAKALAHYFEAKILLLDPTDFFINFMANTAPVAASSLFSQSYAEDPRLL; the protein is encoded by the exons ATGACCGCGGCCGCGAGCTGGAAGGAGGCTGCTCTGCAGGTGCTCGTGGTGACCGTCGTGCTGCCCCTCGCCACCTACCCGGTGTACGCGTTTGCTCTTGACTGCGGACAGGCGCAGGGCGGGTGCCTGCTTTTGTTGGGCAGCCTGTACGGGTACCTTCTGCCGTCCGCCGACGTGCAACTCTACTCCGCGGTGGTGGCCACCGTGTTCTACCACCGGTGCATGGAGCAGCAGCGTCCCGAGCTTGCCATTCCAGTGACGATGAAGGCCATGAAGCTAG CTCCAAACCGAGCAAATCAAAGTGAAGCTGGCAGTCAAGAGAGAGCGAT TGAGCAAACACGCGTTGTGCTGACGAGCGCCGCGTACGTTAACCTGAAGCAAGCAGAGATCTCCAAATACACCAGGAACCTTGCTCCGGCCAACCGTGTGATTCTGTTGTCAGGCCCTGTAG AGCTCTACCGGCAGATGCTCGCCAAGGCGCTCGCGCACTATTTTGAAGCGAAAATCCTCCTACTCGATCCTACAGATTTTTTCATAAA CTTCATGGCAAATACGGCACCGGTGGCAGCGAGCAG CTTATTTTCCCAATCTTACGCCGAGGACCCTCGGTTGCTCTGA
- the LOC123427316 gene encoding RNA polymerase II C-terminal domain phosphatase-like 1 isoform X1, with product MIKSTVYFGHISIGEVELWPKGETNVAAAPWVREIRVDRLSPPSERCLPLAVLHTVSSTALCFVMESRPSPTTADGEPPSSLVAMHTACLRDNKTAVFPLGIEEIHLVAMKPKSNLPNHACFWGYKVPLGLYNSCLSMLNLRCLGIVFDLDETLIVANTTRSFEDRIDALQRKLSKEIDPQRISGMLAEIKRYQEDRSMLKQYIDGDQVNDGGKVYKVQSEVVPPLSDNHQPMIRPVIRLQERSIILTRINPSIRDTSVLVRLRPAWDDLRSYLIARGRKRFEVYVCTMAERDYALEMWRLLDPDSRLINSVQLPHRLVCVKSGSKKSLLNVFHDGSCHPGMALVIDDRLKVWDEKDQCRVHVVPAFSPYYAPQAEANFPIPVLCVARNVACNVRGSFFKEFDEGLLPSISDVHFDDELNHVPSSPDVGNYLISEDENAASLNVNKDPLAFDGMADAEVERRMKEAVCSVQAADPVTTDVDVMPVAANQQLATSSFIPLAPPLGMVPLNNDQGPQPPSISWPDAQAGLVDPSQGSPAREEGEVPESELDPDTRRRLLILQHGQDTRDPTPPFAAEPSVQVSVPPVQSQGNWFPVEDEMDPRNLNRTSTDFHLESDAVPSDKSHPPHQPYFPAHDNPVFSDRFNHQNQRYSSQLPHSEDRRMLQNQAPTTYRSFSGEDMATQRFHSGHRSSQMEPGRQLQYTETSGAVLEEIAAKCGFKVEYRSTLCDTTELRFSIQIWIVGEKVGEGMGRTRKEAQYQAANISLRNLADRFLSFDPDKMAVSKDDGFSSNPNKFKYTGNDGDDIVPVASTSDGSRYMHERVDNSTKSAGSVAALKELCTAEGYNLVFQVQPSPLDSLTRKEIHAQIEIGGQILGKGVGATWEEAKVQAADGALGTLRYMLGQRPQKRSGSPRSFGSNYNKRYKPDFQPLVQRFPSGRYSRNDSRVP from the exons ATGATCAAATCGACGGTGTATTTCGGGCACATCTCCATCGGGGAGGTGGAGCTGTGGCCCAAGGGGGAGACGAACGTGGCGGCGGCGCCGTGGGTGCGGGAGATCCGGGTGGACCGCCTCTCCCCGCCCAGCGAGCGGTGCCTGCCGCTCGCCGTGCTGCACACAGTGTCCTCCACCGCCCTCTGCTTCGTAATGGAGTCGAGGCCAAGCCCAACCACCGCTGACGGCGAGCCCCCCTCGTCGCTCGTTGCCATGCACACCGCTTGCCTCAGAGATAATAAG ACAGCAGTTTTTCCACTTGGAATAGAAGAAATCCATTTAGTGGCAATGAAACCCAAGAGTAACTTGCCCAACCACGCATGTTTTTGGGGCTATAAAGTACCATTAGGCTTGTATAATTCTTGCTTGAGTATGTTGAATCTTCGTTGCCTTGGTATTGTGTTTGACCTTGATGAAACATTAATTGTTGCCAATACCACACGGTCCTTCGAAGACAGAATTGATGCACTCCAGAGAAAATTGAGTAAAGAGATTGATCCACAGCGTATTAGTGGTATGTTGGCAGAGATCAAGAGGTACCAAGAGGACAGGTCTATGCTAAAGCAGTATATAGATGGCGATCAAGTTAACGATGGTGGGAAAGTGTATAAAGTACAATCCGAGGTTGTCCCACCTTTATCTGATAATCATCAACCTATGATACGTCCTGTTATAAGGCTACAAGAGAGAAGTATTATATTGACACGTATAAATCCATCG ATAAGAGATACCAGTGTTCTGGTACGGTTAAGACCTGCTTGGGATGATCTCCGGAGCTACTTGATTGCAAGAGGTCGGAAACGATTTGAGGTGTATGTGTGCACAATGGCTGAGAGGGACTATGCCCTGGAAATGTGGAGGTTGCTTGATCCTGACTCTAGACTGATAAACTCTGTTCAACTTCCTCACAGGCTTGTCTGTGTCAAATCTG GCTCTAAAAAGTCTTTGCTAAATGTATTCCATGATGGGTCTTGCCACCCTGGTATGGCCCTAGTTATTGATGACCGTTTGAAAGTTTGGGATGAGAAGGACCAATGTCGAGTTCACGTTGTTCCTGCCTTCTCTCCATATTATGCTCCACAGGCAGAG GCGAACTTCCCTATTCCAGTTCTTTGTGTTGCCAGAAATGTTGCATGCAATGTTAGGGGCAGCttcttcaa GGAATTTGATGAGGGTCTTCTACCATCGATCAGTGATGTTCATTTTGACGATGAATTAAATCATGTTCCGTCTTCGCCTGATGTTGGTAATTATTTGATTTCAGAG GATGAGAATGCAGCAAGTTTGAATGTGAACAAAGATCCGCTGGCTTTTGATGGTATGGCAGATGCAGAGGTTGAGAGGAGAATGAAG GAAGCAGTTTGCAGTGTGCAAGCTGCGGATCCAGTGACAACAGATGTTGATGTTATGCCAGTAGCTGCTAACCAGCAACTTGCTACATCTTCATTTATTCCGTTAGCACCACCACTGGGCATGGTGCCTTTGAATAATGATCAAGGCCCTCAGCCTCCTTCAATCAGCTGGCCTGATGCTCAAGCTGGTCTGGTGGATCCTTCGCAAGGTTCTCCAGCTAGAGAAGAGGGTGAGGTTCCTGAGTCTGAGTTAGATCCTGACACAAGGAGAAGGCTTCTGATATTACAACAtggccaagacacaagagatcctaCACCACCCTTTGCTGCAGAACCTTCTGTACAAGTCTCAGTTCCTCCAGTGCAATCTCAGGGGAATTGGTTTCCTGTAGAGGATGAGATGGACCCAAGAAACTTAAATAGGACTTCAACGGATTTCCATTTAGAATCTGATGCTGTACCTAGTGATAAAAGTCATCCACCACATCAACCATACTTCCCTGCTCATGATAATCCTGTATTTTCCGATAGATTTAACCATCAGAACCAGAGATATTCTTCTCAG CTACCTCACAGTGAGGATCGTCGAATGCTTCAGAACCAGGCACCTACAACATATAGATCATTTTCTG GAGAGGACATGGCAACCCAGCGTTTTCATTCAGGTCACAGAAGCAGCCAAATGGAGCCAGGACGTCAATTACAATACACAGAGACATCTGGTGCTGTATTGGAGGAGATTGCAGCGAAGTGTGGATTTAAG GTTGAGTACAGATCAACTTTATGTGATACTACAGAGTTGCGATTCTCCATTCAG ATTTGGATTGTTGGAGAAAAAGTAGGTGAAGGAATGGGAAGAACAAGGAAAGAAGCGCAATATCAAGCTGCTAATATATCATTAAGAAATCTGGCTG ATAGATTTCTGTCATTCGATCCAGATAAGATGGCAGTTTCGAAGGATGATGGTTTTAGTAGCAATCCAAACAAATTCAAATATACAGGAAATGATGGGGATGATATAGTACCAGTTGCAAGCACGTCGGATGGGTCTAGATACATGCACGAGAGAGTTGATAACTCAACCAAATCTGCTGGTTCTGTTGCTGCTCTTAAGGAGCTT TGTACAGCTGAGGGGTATAACTTAGTTTTCCAAGTTCAGCCATCTCCATTAGACAGTTTAACAAGGAAAGAAATTCATGCTCAG ATTGAAATAGGTGGGCAAATCCTGGGAAAAGGAGTTGGAGCAACATGGGAGGAAGCTAAGGTGCAG